The DNA region CGACGTGATCCACAGTGCGAACCGTGCGGAACTCGAGAATGCGCATCGCCTGCTTTCGGGCGCACTCTCGAAAAAGATTGCGACGCTCGCCGCGCAGGTGAAGGACATCTCCGCGCGCCTCGAACTCGACGTGGACTTTGCCGAAGAAGAGGCCGACCCGGATTTCGCGGGTTGGGAAACGCGATTCGTTTCGGTCCGTGAATCCATCCAGCAGATTTTGAACAGCTTCCACGGGAAGGCTTCTTTGAGCAGGCTCCCGCTGGCGGTGCTTTACGGTGCGCCCAACGCGGGCAAGTCGAGCCTCGTGAACGCCCTCCTGGGCGAAGACCGCGTGCTCGTGAGCAACGTGCCGGGCACGACGCGCGACTTTGTGGAAGTGCGCCTGTTCCTCCCCGGTGGGGAAGTCCGCCTCGTCGATACGGCGGGTATCGCGGACCGTGCGACCGACGAACTCGATGCGCTCAGCATGAAGAAGAGCAAGGAAATTCTCGAGGAAGCGGATTTGAAGATTCTCGTGGTGGACTCACTTGCCCCTGCGGGGCTGCGGAGTGACGAGGGTGACAATGATGCCGACGTCGTCGTTTATTCCAAGAGCGACTTGCGCGACCCGAATGCCTCGCACATGGACCCTATCGCATCTACGATGCTCCAGGGTGACAGATGTGCGGCCCTCAATATCTCATCAAAGACAGGTGACGGCCTTGCCGCACTCAAGGACATCATGAATGCGGCTCTGTTCAAGGAAAACGCGAACGCGGAAGACCTCTGGATTACGAGCGAGCGCGAGAAGGCCTGCCTCGAAGACGCCCTCGCGGGTGTCGACCGCGTGCTCAATTTGCTCAAGAACAATCCGGCGGTGGAACTGCTCGCCTTCGAAATGCAGCTGGTGCGCCGCGCCCTCCAGAGCATAACGGGCGAGATTTCGTCCGAAGACATTTTACAATCTATTTTTGCGGGGTTCTGCATTGGAAAGTAGCATGCTCAGCATTATCGGCGTCCTGATGGGCGTCTTCGCCTTCGGGACATACATGGTCCCGCTCAAAAAGTACCCGAACTATTCTTCGTGGGCGTTCCTCGCGGTAATGTCTGTGGGCGCGATCGTATGCTCGTCGGTTATCGCCTGCATTACGGGGCAGTTCAACCTGCAGCCCGTAGGTGTCGTTTGCGGGCTCCTCTGGGTTATAGGCGGTGCGCTTTGCTTCTGGGCGGTGCAGGCTGAGGCCGACCTCGCTGGCACGGGGCTGC from Fibrobacter sp. includes:
- the mnmE gene encoding tRNA uridine-5-carboxymethylaminomethyl(34) synthesis GTPase MnmE, which codes for MDSQTIVAPMTPAGVSAVAALRVSGTRVRDVVRRLFGDKHASALEPRKASLGTARDPQTGKVIDSLLYLFFEGPNSYTGEDVLELYPHGNPLIVRDLLQAIRGIEGVRLAEPGEFTRRAFLNGKMDLTQAESVADVIHSANRAELENAHRLLSGALSKKIATLAAQVKDISARLELDVDFAEEEADPDFAGWETRFVSVRESIQQILNSFHGKASLSRLPLAVLYGAPNAGKSSLVNALLGEDRVLVSNVPGTTRDFVEVRLFLPGGEVRLVDTAGIADRATDELDALSMKKSKEILEEADLKILVVDSLAPAGLRSDEGDNDADVVVYSKSDLRDPNASHMDPIASTMLQGDRCAALNISSKTGDGLAALKDIMNAALFKENANAEDLWITSEREKACLEDALAGVDRVLNLLKNNPAVELLAFEMQLVRRALQSITGEISSEDILQSIFAGFCIGK